A portion of the Micromonospora vinacea genome contains these proteins:
- a CDS encoding class F sortase: MTTTPAGGRHGKPWRAAGTAVVVTLAMIGAGMIGASLKTTPTPRPPQPLAQAGPEVTPPAGTADDAPAVDGQPAGQAAAGLARSAPTSIEIPRIGVDATIMSLGTNPDGTVQVPPLDKADQAGWYEPGASPGETGNAVIVGHVDSAVLGPAVFFDLGALTPGDTVTVRRADGVPATFTVDSVKSYPKTAFPTELVYGPSDRPSLRVVTCGGQFDEAAKSYPDNIVVFATLAA, from the coding sequence GTGACGACGACACCGGCCGGCGGCCGCCACGGGAAACCGTGGCGTGCCGCCGGCACGGCCGTCGTCGTCACCCTGGCCATGATCGGCGCCGGCATGATCGGCGCCTCCCTGAAGACCACGCCTACTCCCCGGCCGCCGCAGCCGCTGGCCCAGGCCGGCCCCGAGGTCACCCCGCCGGCGGGCACCGCCGACGATGCTCCAGCGGTCGACGGGCAGCCGGCCGGTCAGGCGGCGGCCGGCTTGGCCCGTTCGGCACCGACCAGCATCGAGATCCCCCGGATCGGTGTCGACGCGACGATCATGTCGTTGGGCACCAACCCGGACGGCACCGTCCAGGTCCCTCCGCTGGACAAGGCCGACCAGGCCGGTTGGTACGAGCCCGGTGCGAGCCCGGGCGAGACGGGTAACGCGGTCATCGTCGGGCACGTGGACTCGGCGGTGCTCGGCCCGGCCGTCTTCTTCGACCTCGGCGCTCTCACCCCCGGCGACACCGTCACCGTGCGCCGCGCCGACGGAGTGCCGGCCACCTTCACTGTCGACTCGGTGAAGTCGTACCCGAAGACTGCCTTCCCCACCGAGTTGGTCTACGGACCGAGCGACCGACCCAGCCTGCGGGTGGTCACCTGCGGCGGTCAGTTCGACGAGGCCGCGAAGAGCTACCCGGACAACATCGTCGTCTTCGCCACCCTGGCGGCCTGA
- a CDS encoding NAD-glutamate dehydrogenase, producing the protein MDRRPAIKPEPDLRQDDSGRDDDSFDSATDGDGYGRLDTGVTGLTGSSIDTIYDLGLPAEALADDVEDAELDEPVPNAERLVAQAVALAGDDHDAATLVGRFWRFAPDEELVGFTAEEMLDAARAHRDLAQQRVPGELKLRIHEPHADQHHTVVEIVTDDMPFLVDSVTALLNSYHLDVHLLVHPLVVVRREPLGRLTEVSADVEPDDAIAGDIIESWMRIEIDPVRDAAERDRLRRELQRVLTDVREAVEDWPKMRQRALELADELASARTSDNRPPVPEKDITDSVELLRWLAQDHFTFLGYREYRLVDAGGGDAADPVDGKALEAVLGTGLGILRSDSPDARSLASMTPEAHEKVLEKRLLIITKANSRATVHRSAYLDYIGFKIFNADGDVIGERRFLGLFSTAAYRTSVRELPVVRRKVAEVLDRSGLSQRSHSGKDLIQILETYPRDELFQIKTDDLYHAVVGVLRMAGRRQLRVFLRRDAYGRFISCLIYLPRDRFTTQNRLRMQDILLRELNGVGVDYTTRVTESMLARVHFIVRTDPTRPPGDIDADLLAEELADATRLWDDDYRLVLERKLGDEQAKHLFTRYADAFPEGYKDGHTPYEAMKDLAKLELLEEPGQLEMHLFRKQLAPRPGTRVPGADLAEAMDVRFKVYRYGEPMMLSAVLPVLHSLGVRVVDEHPYEVDRIDGRVYLYDFGLMLPEGHHELAEVRPHVENAFAAAWRGEAEVDRFNELVLRGGLTWRQVVVLRAYAKYLRQAGTVFSQDYMEQTFIAYPKLAALLVELFETRFAPGESSTEQRQQRSGELVETIRGALDDVASLDQDRILRSYLTLIEATLRTSFYQKRADGRPKAYVAFKLDPQAIPDLPAPRPKFEIFVYSPRFEGVHLRFGPVARGGLRWSDRREDFRTEVLGLVKAQMVKNTVIVPVGAKGGFVLKQKPGDRDEAVACYQEFVGAMLDVTDNIVSGQIVPPEDVVRHDGDDPYLVVAADKGTATFSDIANEISKAHNFWMGDAFASGGSAGYDHKKMGITARGAWESVKRHFRELGLDTQTQDFTVVGVGDMSGDVFGNGMLLSEHIRLVAAFDHRHIFLDPEPDAATSYAERRRLFDLPRSSWEDYNPELISAGGGIFPRTAKSIPITPQVRAAIGLDDDVTQLSPQDLMKAIVTAPVDLFWNGGIGTYVKASTQTNAEVGDKSNDAIRVDGRSLRCRVAGEGGNLGWTQLGRIEYALTGGRIYTDFIDNAAGVDTSDHEVNIKILLNTAVADGELTMADRDELLAGMTDEVAELVLRDNYDQARAINNAQAQAASLLPVHRRMINELERSGGLDRALEALPPDEELAVRSESGLTAPEFAVLLAYVKIVLEREILTEGLADEEWTTDVLVNYFPTPMRERFADRMGRHRLRRDIVTTVLVNEAINRGGISFIFRVVEETAASAADVIRAYVVVSEVFGLRDLWDAIEALDNKVAPELQTSVYLDTRRLLDRAVRWLVSNRRSPIDVPAEIARLRDGVTRLLPGLEELFYGNERQGIAAHMDSMTERGLPRELAERATRLMYSFGLMDVVETANASGRDVSEVASVYFVLSDLFRVDSLLSKISLLPREDRWQTLARMALRYDLYAALAALTAEVLDSTPGDLPPHERVQQWEQSNATSIHRARRAMGEFDESRADLAALSVLLRQIRTLVRTSAAA; encoded by the coding sequence ATGGACCGGCGTCCGGCGATCAAACCGGAACCCGACCTCCGGCAGGATGACTCCGGCCGGGACGATGACAGCTTCGATTCGGCGACCGACGGGGACGGCTACGGCCGGCTCGACACGGGAGTCACCGGGCTGACCGGGTCGAGCATCGACACCATCTACGATCTGGGTCTGCCAGCCGAGGCGCTGGCCGACGACGTGGAGGACGCCGAGCTCGACGAACCCGTCCCCAACGCGGAGCGCCTGGTGGCCCAGGCCGTCGCGCTCGCGGGGGACGACCACGACGCGGCGACACTTGTCGGCCGTTTCTGGCGGTTCGCCCCGGACGAGGAGCTGGTCGGCTTCACGGCGGAGGAGATGCTCGACGCGGCCCGGGCGCACCGGGATCTCGCCCAGCAGCGGGTGCCGGGCGAGTTGAAGCTGCGGATCCACGAACCGCACGCGGACCAGCACCACACAGTCGTCGAGATCGTCACTGACGACATGCCGTTCCTGGTCGACTCGGTGACGGCGCTGCTCAACTCGTACCACCTCGACGTGCACCTGCTGGTGCACCCGCTGGTGGTGGTGCGGCGGGAGCCGCTGGGCCGGCTCACCGAGGTCTCCGCCGACGTGGAGCCGGACGACGCGATCGCCGGCGACATCATCGAGAGCTGGATGCGGATCGAGATCGACCCGGTCCGGGACGCGGCCGAGCGGGACCGGTTGCGCCGCGAGTTGCAGCGGGTCCTCACCGACGTGCGGGAGGCGGTGGAGGACTGGCCGAAGATGCGTCAGCGTGCCCTCGAGCTCGCCGACGAGCTGGCCTCGGCCCGTACCTCCGACAACCGCCCACCGGTGCCGGAAAAGGACATCACCGACTCGGTGGAGCTGCTGCGGTGGCTCGCCCAGGACCACTTCACCTTCCTCGGTTACCGCGAGTACCGGTTGGTGGACGCCGGCGGCGGCGACGCCGCCGACCCGGTCGACGGCAAGGCGTTGGAGGCGGTGCTCGGCACCGGTCTGGGCATCCTGCGCTCCGACTCGCCGGACGCCCGGTCGCTGGCCTCGATGACGCCCGAGGCGCACGAGAAGGTGCTGGAGAAGCGCCTGCTCATCATCACCAAGGCCAACTCCCGTGCCACAGTGCACCGCTCGGCGTACCTGGACTACATCGGCTTCAAGATCTTCAACGCCGATGGTGACGTGATCGGTGAGCGGCGCTTCCTGGGCCTGTTCTCGACGGCCGCCTACCGGACCAGCGTCCGTGAGCTGCCTGTGGTACGCCGCAAGGTGGCCGAGGTGCTGGACCGCTCCGGCCTGAGCCAGCGCAGCCACTCGGGCAAGGATCTGATCCAGATCCTGGAGACCTACCCGCGCGACGAGCTGTTCCAGATCAAGACCGACGACCTGTACCACGCGGTGGTCGGTGTGCTGCGGATGGCCGGTCGCCGGCAGCTGCGGGTGTTCCTGCGTCGGGACGCGTACGGGCGGTTCATCTCCTGCCTGATCTACCTGCCCCGGGACCGGTTCACCACGCAGAACCGGCTGCGCATGCAGGACATCCTGCTGCGGGAGCTGAACGGCGTCGGGGTGGACTACACCACCCGGGTCACCGAGTCGATGCTGGCTCGGGTGCACTTCATCGTCCGTACCGACCCGACCCGACCGCCCGGCGACATCGACGCCGACCTGCTGGCCGAGGAGTTGGCCGACGCCACCCGGCTCTGGGACGACGACTACCGGTTGGTGCTGGAGCGCAAGCTCGGCGACGAGCAGGCCAAGCACCTGTTCACCCGGTACGCCGACGCGTTCCCGGAGGGCTACAAGGACGGGCACACGCCGTACGAGGCGATGAAGGACCTGGCGAAGCTGGAGCTGCTGGAGGAGCCCGGCCAGCTGGAGATGCACCTGTTCCGCAAGCAGTTGGCGCCCCGGCCGGGCACCCGGGTGCCGGGTGCGGACCTGGCCGAGGCGATGGACGTCCGGTTCAAGGTCTACCGGTACGGCGAGCCGATGATGCTCTCCGCCGTGCTGCCGGTGCTGCACTCGCTCGGCGTACGGGTGGTCGACGAGCACCCGTACGAGGTGGACCGGATCGACGGTCGGGTCTACCTGTACGACTTCGGCCTCATGCTGCCCGAGGGGCATCACGAGCTGGCCGAGGTGCGCCCGCACGTGGAGAACGCCTTCGCGGCGGCCTGGCGCGGTGAGGCCGAGGTGGACCGGTTCAACGAGCTGGTGCTGCGCGGCGGGCTGACCTGGCGGCAGGTGGTGGTGCTGCGGGCGTACGCGAAGTACCTGCGGCAGGCCGGCACGGTCTTCTCACAGGACTACATGGAGCAGACCTTCATCGCGTACCCGAAGCTCGCCGCGTTGCTGGTGGAGCTGTTCGAGACCCGGTTCGCGCCGGGCGAGTCGAGCACCGAGCAGCGGCAGCAGCGCAGCGGTGAGCTGGTGGAGACGATCCGGGGCGCGCTGGACGACGTGGCGAGCCTCGACCAGGATCGGATCCTGCGCTCGTACCTGACGCTGATCGAGGCCACCCTGCGGACCAGCTTCTACCAGAAGCGCGCCGACGGGCGACCGAAGGCGTACGTGGCGTTCAAGCTCGACCCGCAGGCCATTCCGGACCTGCCGGCGCCGCGACCGAAGTTCGAGATCTTCGTCTACTCGCCCCGGTTCGAGGGTGTGCACCTGCGGTTCGGGCCGGTGGCCCGGGGCGGGTTGCGCTGGTCCGACCGTCGGGAGGACTTCCGTACCGAGGTGCTGGGCCTGGTCAAGGCGCAGATGGTGAAGAACACCGTGATCGTGCCGGTCGGCGCCAAGGGCGGCTTCGTGTTGAAGCAGAAGCCGGGTGACCGGGACGAGGCGGTCGCCTGCTACCAGGAGTTCGTCGGCGCGATGCTGGACGTCACCGACAACATCGTCAGCGGGCAGATCGTGCCGCCCGAGGACGTGGTCCGGCACGACGGCGACGACCCGTACCTGGTGGTGGCGGCCGACAAGGGCACTGCGACGTTCTCCGACATCGCCAACGAGATCTCCAAGGCGCACAACTTCTGGATGGGTGACGCGTTCGCGTCCGGCGGATCCGCCGGCTACGACCACAAGAAGATGGGCATCACCGCCCGGGGCGCCTGGGAGTCGGTCAAGCGCCACTTCCGGGAGTTGGGCCTGGACACCCAGACCCAGGACTTCACTGTGGTCGGCGTCGGTGACATGTCCGGCGACGTCTTCGGCAACGGGATGCTGCTCTCCGAGCACATCCGGCTGGTGGCCGCCTTCGATCACCGGCACATCTTCCTCGACCCGGAGCCGGACGCCGCCACCTCGTACGCGGAGCGTCGACGGCTGTTCGACCTGCCCCGTTCCTCCTGGGAGGACTACAACCCGGAGCTGATCTCGGCAGGTGGCGGCATCTTCCCGCGTACCGCGAAGTCCATTCCGATCACCCCGCAGGTCCGGGCGGCGATCGGCCTGGACGACGACGTCACGCAACTGTCGCCGCAGGACCTGATGAAGGCGATCGTCACCGCCCCGGTGGACCTGTTCTGGAACGGCGGCATCGGCACCTACGTCAAGGCCTCCACCCAGACCAACGCCGAGGTGGGCGACAAGTCCAACGACGCGATCCGGGTCGACGGGCGCAGCCTGCGCTGCCGGGTGGCGGGCGAGGGTGGCAACCTGGGTTGGACCCAGCTCGGCCGGATCGAGTACGCGTTGACCGGTGGCCGGATCTACACGGACTTCATCGACAACGCGGCCGGGGTGGACACCTCCGACCACGAGGTGAACATCAAGATCCTGCTCAACACGGCGGTGGCCGACGGTGAGCTGACCATGGCCGACCGCGACGAGCTGCTGGCCGGGATGACCGACGAGGTCGCGGAGCTGGTGCTGCGGGACAACTACGACCAGGCTCGGGCGATCAACAACGCCCAGGCCCAGGCCGCATCGCTGCTCCCGGTTCACCGCCGGATGATCAACGAGCTGGAGCGGTCGGGCGGGTTGGACCGGGCGTTGGAGGCGCTGCCGCCGGACGAGGAACTGGCGGTCCGCAGCGAGTCCGGCCTGACCGCGCCGGAGTTCGCGGTGCTGCTCGCGTACGTGAAGATCGTCCTGGAGCGGGAGATCCTCACCGAGGGGTTGGCAGACGAGGAGTGGACGACCGACGTACTGGTCAACTACTTCCCGACGCCGATGCGCGAGCGGTTCGCCGACCGGATGGGCCGGCACCGCCTGCGCCGGGACATCGTCACCACAGTGCTGGTCAACGAGGCGATCAACCGGGGTGGCATCTCGTTCATCTTCCGGGTGGTCGAGGAGACGGCGGCCAGCGCGGCCGACGTGATCCGGGCATACGTGGTGGTCAGCGAGGTGTTCGGCCTGCGCGACCTGTGGGACGCGATCGAGGCGTTGGACAACAAGGTGGCGCCGGAGCTGCAGACCAGCGTCTACCTGGACACCCGCCGGCTGCTCGACCGGGCGGTGCGGTGGCTGGTCTCCAACCGGCGCTCGCCGATCGACGTGCCGGCCGAGATCGCCCGGCTGCGTGACGGGGTCACCCGACTGCTGCCGGGTCTTGAGGAGCTGTTCTACGGCAACGAGCGCCAGGGCATCGCCGCGCACATGGACTCGATGACCGAGCGTGGGCTGCCCCGCGAGCTGGCGGAGCGGGCGACCCGGCTGATGTACAGCTTCGGCCTGATGGACGTGGTGGAGACGGCGAACGCCAGCGGGCGGGACGTCAGCGAGGTGGCCTCGGTCTACTTCGTGCTGTCCGACCTGTTCCGGGTGGACTCGCTGCTGTCGAAGATCTCCCTGCTGCCGCGGGAGGACCGCTGGCAGACGCTGGCCCGGATGGCGCTGCGGTACGACCTGTACGCCGCGCTGGCCGCGCTCACCGCGGAGGTACTCGACTCCACCCCGGGCGACCTGCCGCCGCACGAGCGGGTGCAGCAGTGGGAGCAGTCGAACGCCACCTCCATCCACCGCGCCCGACGGGCGATGGGGGAGTTCGACGAGTCGCGGGCGGATCTCGCCGCACTGTCGGTGCTGCTGCGTCAGATCCGCACCCTGGTGCGGACCTCGGCAGCCGCCTGA